CATAATTATTCATATGACTGATAACAGCAGGATAGTCTGCGTTTGGTCTTTGTATGGAACAACCTTTTGAGTAAAATATGCTTCAGGTTAAGATTTTCCAGATTTGGTATATCACCCATCAGCTCAGTAATAAAGATCGATAGAGGGGGGGTGCAAATCCGTAATAAATTTTTACTTGTGTGTGTTCGACAATTATGTGGCGTAATTGTTATTATTCAGGCATGATTCAAGATGATTTATTTGTGGATTCAAACTGTTACACTATTCAAACATGCTTTCCTGTACAAGGATACCGTCTAGGTCTTTTTATTGTAATTCCAAATAAAGTGTTAAATcagtttaaattttaattattgtttTAGTCTGGATACATATGAGTCTGAAACATTTAGTTATTCCCTCAACAGGAGTGTGATCCattaagttaaataaattatgTAGGCATTATTTAAGCATGTTTTAATGCctaataatttgaaaaattcAGTTTGTctaatttattcttattttcataCATATGAAATTTTTCACTTTTAGTACTTCACTTAACAACCCATTTGAATGTTGGTGTTAAATTTGTAAACTTGGCAGCAATGTGTGTTTTAATCCTttaggattttttattttagatgtTATACCACATTATTGTTTACTGGAATACAAGATCTAAATATTTTTAGTTAATGGGAATATATAAATGGAATGCATTTATTGGTTTTCAAATATCAAGTCTAAATTGGAGTATTTGTCCATTACGGGAGAACTGTTCCTATTCAAAAGATTTTATAAGagtaattttttgttttgtataCAGGGATTTTAGTGTATTAAAATTAACCCAATAAATCTTAGTAATACACAATGCATTAATTGTATTATGTTACAGGTATTGTCAACAATTGCTATAAATTGGGCTCTTCAACTAAGTTCTTAGCATCCAACTTCCttatcaaaaaccagaagcttACTTGTTTAGGAAGAAACCCTCCCCAGAAAATGGTTCATAATGTTCCTGTGGATGGATATCTTCACACTGTCGGTTTGTTCATTTACCCAACCGAAGTATGCATTTCACCCTTAACTGTATAAGTCCTTTGTTTTCTTCATATTCAGTTCTGCATGGTATATAGGTAGATTGAATCAAGTGTCATATACATACTAGACAAATACAATCTGccctttatatttttctttctctaaaGTACCATGCAACTTCTTCAACTTTTTTCGTGGACTTATATGTACACTAAATTCATGCTCTTAACAGTACCAAGAAAAGAAGTACTTACActctatgatttttttttctactatCTCTTTAACAACTTAATGTTATCGGTTTATGAATGAAACATAAACTACTTACAGGTTGAAAATTGTGTTATACGTTCACTATCTTAAAAAATTACAGATCATGCACTTTTACCAcattatttgaattattttagtTCTCACAAAACACTTACCTGCCAGATGTTGATCatattttagtttgtttttgGGTTCTTTTCATAATCATGACAAAACGAATAAGGGAATGATTCAGATTTCGATTAATATGAGTTGTTATAAACTTTGAAATTCGTCTTAAACACTAATAATTTTCTTCTAACTTTTATGATATATAGGATGAGGCTCGGAATGACAAGTTGTTTGCTGTTGTTTGGGATAACTTCCTGGCTGATAAGTGGTCTATTGAAGACCCTCAGCACAAATGCCATGAGGTCTCCTACAACCAAAATGTTGATCTACCCACTCTAACAGAAGGTTGGAAAGATTTCATGGAGTTTTATGGTTTGGAGGGAACTCATTGGGGTCTGCTGCAAATGGTTGCCCCCTCTCACTTCCATATCAGTATTTTTGATGAGGATAAGAGAGAGATTTCATATTATCCCAAACTCCAAGCTAATCCACAACCTGAGTCAGATTCTCCAGTAGAGGAGTTCTTCACATTGGCACTCGAAGGAACTACTTCCACACCTTTGGCTGAGACTGATGTGGATACGGAAAATGAAGAACTGATTCTAGCAACCACTGATGTTGCCCAAGTTGTTCCGCCTGAATATGACATTACCTTCAGTACTATTCTAACTCCATACCGTGCGTATGGGAGTCAATATGTAaggttttatttgtttttaagtATTACAAGATTTTTTATGTGTCTGATcaacttttgtttttttaaagacACTCCCCCGGAGGGTTGCATTGTACCTTGGAGAGCGTGGTACTGAGCCCTGGATCTTGAGAGGACCCTCAGGGGTATGTATCACGACCACTATACTGTTTCCCTCCTTGCGCACTGCTGGGAAATACACCAAGATAGGGAGAGGATGGTGTCAGTTCTGTGTCTTGCATGACATCCACCATGGACATAGAATAACATTCAACTTCACCAATGCTGAGAAGAGGTTCATTGACGTGGTGATTGAAAACTAATAGCCGCATCAGTCATGTGGAGATGGTGGGAAAGTTGTTTTGGGTTGTCTGGAATGTGAAGGCTGCAAGTTGTGTTAGTGAAGAATTAGGAACTTATAAGTTCTTTAATATTATGTGTGTCATTACTGTTATTCCAAATGTTATGGCTGGAAGAATGTCGTTGAATGTGTGTTTTGAAGCATGAATCCATGTATAAGGATTCCTATTATGTGTTTTTCGTTTTCATGTTAGTGTATGTTGAACAATTGAAGTGCCTCATGGTTATATACTTATTGTACTTGATCTTTTTATGATAATCTGTCTTCGCATATTATTTTTTCCTTCAGTATATGGAATTACTGGTTTAAGTAGATAAAATTACATGACTAATTGGATGATTATGATAAAAGAATAATTTTAGCTGGCCATCAATGTGTATCTAAGTGTTTACACACAATTTTACACCCATTAACCTTAGAACATGTACTTTAAGACTTCCAGGTATTTAATTAATTCACAAAAATTGTCAGTATTAATAGAAGAGGCACCTGAAGCAAATTGAATTGGGTTTTAACAAGTAGGATTCCAATAAATATGAGAAAGAAAAAGTCAAATTATAGTGTGCTATATTTACTTTTGGCTGTGACATGTAGTAGGAATTAATTTACTATAATCTTTTTGAGGCATCCATAATTAAGTTTTGGAATCTACGTGGAAGAAATTTGCTGTGGAGAACTTATTTTTCAAACACACTACACCTATCTCATTATTCACGCACGGTGTGCCTAATTCTTATGTGCATTGGGGAAAATGATATAATATGATCATTAATCTTCAAACAACATTGGTCGTGGTGCTGCATTTCCTATTAGGTGATCTCATAATGAACAAAGCATTCGAACAAGGACCTTGATAGAATGGAATTTCAAAGGAGCTAACTGATGCTTCAACAGTTGCTTTCAGGTTGACATTGTTTCATTCTGAAATTTGGATTTTCACTAATTGGACTTCATGGAATCTGGATCTGGGGAGGAACATTGTGAAGGTAAATTCTTTTAACCGCACAATACACTTGCTTATAAATTACCTCAACCTACCTAAATATTTTATCATCTTGCTGTTGGTGTTATCCATACTGATGTAGCCTTTGTGTTCCAAAAATCATTAGGGCGGTCCAAGGCTGCTAGGACTAACAGGAAGGACATAATTGTGAGGAAGAGGAGTTCTGAGAAGTCATTCACAGGACATGGAACCAATGACTCACGCAACATTATTCATCTACTGGCTTCTTTATATCAACAATTAAAATATATAGTTTATGTTAATTCCAATTGTGGCATACCCAATCTCACAGTACGATGTAGTTCATGTTTTCTTtggttaacattttagtatgtcATCTATTCATAGGTTCAGGTTTAAAGAATACCAAGAAGAGCAGAGGTTCTCCTTTCTCGGATTTAACTAATAACTTCACGCCTAGAACTTCTGCAAGTCTGATTTTTACAGATTTGGAAAACAGTACCAATGGTCAATATGCCACGCCTATGCAAGACACTAACAAGAGCATACTAAGTAATCCAACCTCTGTTAACATATTTCAAACCTATCTCAATCAGTCACAAGGGAACAACTTAACTTACTACTACTAATTTTTAACTGCAGCTTGGGAGAACTCAATTGTATCATCAAGCCATTCTGTGTTATCAAATGTGTCTGGTAAGGATGGTTTCATTGTCATTTCATTACGAGTATTTTGTTTTTACTTTCAAATTATGTCAAGACATGCAACTTGTGTCTATAAATTTTGCAACAAATTCCAACACTAAAACATTTCTGGCTGCCCAAGCAAGGTTAAGGCGATATAATCATTTAAAAAGTAAATGGTGGAAAACTAATGTTGACAAGGAGAATCTTATAGAAGACTCAACTCATAAAGGTAGTTTTTGGTACCTTATAATCGATGCAATGGTAGAAATTTTGtgaaaacaaatttaataaGTATCATGTATATACTTTCATATATAGGTAACTTTGGCAAAAAGTGTGGAAAAAAAAGActtcctgtaacaccccgatttccaggtgccactttagtaactaaaaataaactttacgcaaaaaacatgtaatttttttttctttttaataaagcgataggaaaataaagacataacccaacaactaaactaaccgatatacaaatatatacacatgtacagcctcagctgcactcccacatcacgcgcactcgcagtgactccaaagtagtgtgcccgtaggcaaatatatacagatccagaagtgtgagtgagaaagttataattacaatccactaggagaaagtcggcctcaaaatggcctaagcaaagacccctatggtccgactgactctctgtgattctccataaagaaaaccacacaaaaagccatgcgtcgggaacctaccctgtccctaaagcaaaacgaatcagagctctacacaaaatatgacgcctgcctaaacctaccctcccagtaccgctcgaAGCTCCTCCTCCTACTCCCCGCTCGGCGAGTAGTTGTCAACGTCtgtgtcggagtcagagtccgagtccacagcgaactgaagtcggcaacttgaagctcagctccatgcgtcgtaaaacttcattcgtcagacgtccacgctcgtcagtccggtcctccatgacccttccccggtacgtcgcccgatgtcccacaagatagatcacccaagcggtgggggcatgtcagtCAATccgctcaaacctgatcccccccgagggagagaccatcgaaacccaatccaccgtcgacatctggca
This is a stretch of genomic DNA from Lotus japonicus ecotype B-129 chromosome 1, LjGifu_v1.2. It encodes these proteins:
- the LOC130732543 gene encoding uncharacterized protein LOC130732543, with amino-acid sequence MAGGGFAVDAPTTSFDSKITLAILITCIVAASGGLIFGYDIGISGIVNNCYKLGSSTKFLASNFLIKNQKLTCLGRNPPQKMVHNVPVDGYLHTVGLFIYPTEDEARNDKLFAVVWDNFLADKWSIEDPQHKCHEVSYNQNVDLPTLTEGWKDFMEFYGLEGTHWGLLQMVAPSHFHISIFDEDKREISYYPKLQANPQPESDSPVEEFFTLALEGTTSTPLAETDVDTENEELILATTDVAQVVPPEYDITFSTILTPYRAYGSQYTLPRRVALYLGERGTEPWILRGPSGVCITTTILFPSLRTAGKYTKIGRGWCQFCVLHDIHHGHRITFNFTNAEKRFIDVVIEN